The following DNA comes from Amycolatopsis albispora.
AAGAGCCCGTTCATCACCGCGAAGAACAACAGCGAGCCGGCGAGGGAGGCGGGGAAAACCCTGCCCCGGAACAACCCTGGCTCGACCAGCGGATCGGTTCGCCCGCGCTGGTGGACGGCGAACGCGGCCAGCGTCACCAGACCGAGCGTGAAGCACAGCCACGTCCACCCGGTGCCGTTTCCTTCCACCAGCGGGAAAACCACCAGTCCGATCCCGGTCGACGCCAGCAGCGTGCCGCCGACGTCCAGCCGCGGCCGGGCGTGGGAGCGGTCCTCGCGGATCAGCGGTGCGGCGGCCAGCACGGCCAGGCCCAGCGGCACGTTGATCAAGAACACCGGGCGCCAGCCGAGCCCGAACAGGTCCGCGTCGGTGAGCAGGCCACCGGCGACCGGCCCGCACACCGACGACAACGCCATGACCGGGCCGATCGTGCCCAGCGCCTTGGCCACCTCGGTGCCGGTGAACATGGCGCGGATCAGGCCGAAGGTCTGCGGGATGAGCACGGCGGCGCTCGCGCCCTGCACAACCCGCGCGGCGAGCAGCACCGCGGCGGTCGGCGCGACCGCGCACACCGCGGAGCACACCACGAAGGAGAGCACTCCGGCGGTGAACACGCGCCTGCGGCCGAAAATGTCGCCGAGGCGGCCGCCGGTGATGAGCAGCAGCGCGAACGGGAGCGTGTAGCCGGCGGTCAGCCACTGCAGGGTGGCGTCGTCCACCGCGAGGTCGGCCTGGATCGCGGGGCCCGCCACCGGCAGCACCGTGCCGTCGAGCAGGTTCATCGCCTCGGCGAGCAGCAGGGCGGCGAGCGCCGGCCACCGCCAGCGGTAGAGCTGGGTTGTCATGTCCGCGAAGCTAGGTACTGGTGACTGTCACAACGCCGTGTTGCGGCGGATGTGACGGATAGTTCCATCGCGGCGGGTTTAGGATCGGGAATATGACGTTCGACGAGCTGGACCGCGCGGTGCTGCACGCCCTGCACGTCGACGGCCGCGCCCCGTTCAACCAGATCGCGGCGGTGCTCGGCACCTCCCAGCAGACCGTGGCCAGGAGATACCGCAGGCTGCGGTCGGATGGTGTGCTGCGGGTGGTCGGCATGACCGACGCCCGTCGCCTGGGTCAGGTGGAGTGGTTCCTGCGGCTGCACTGCACCCCGGATTCGGCGCTGCCGGTGGCCAGGGCGCTGGCGCGGCGGGCGGACACCTCGTGGGTGCAGCTCACCTCGGGCGGCACCGAGATCTCCTGCGTCATCCGCGCACCGGGCGGCAACGCGCCGGAAGCCTTGCTGTTGCAGCAACTCCCGAAGACACCTCGCGTGGTTTCGGTGTCCGCGCACTGCTTGCTGCGGTCGTTCGTCGGCGGTCCGGTCGGCTGGCACGGTCGCGCGGGCGTGCTCACCGGCGAGCAGATCGCCCGCCTGCGCCCGGACTTCGGGCCTGCGGTGTCCGAAGTGGACATAACTGGGGACGACCGGCTGCTGGCCGCGCTGCGGCGGGACGGCCGCGCCACCTTCGCCGAACTCGCCGCGGCGACCGGGTTGTCCGAGCCGACCGTGCGCCGCCGGGTGAACCAGTTGCGGGCCAGCGGAATCCTCTACCTGGACATCGACCTGGACGCCGCCGTGCTGGGCTTCCACGCCCAGGCGATCCTGTGGTTGTCCGTGCGGCCGGCGCACCTGGTGGCGGCCGCGGAAGCGCTGGCGCGGCAACCGGAAGTCGCGCTCGCGGCGATCACCACCGGACCGGCGAACCTGCTCGCGAAGGTGGTCTGCCGCGACGTCGACGCGCTCTACGCCTGCCTGACCGAGCGCGTCGGCACCATCGAGGCGATCGACCGCCTGGAGACGGCCCCGGTGATCCGCACCCTGAAGCGCGCGGCGACAGCGAAAATTTCGGGCTAGCCGACCAGGCCGTCGCCGGTACGGAGGTTCGACCACCGGGCGATGCTTGGTTGAAGTTTCACCGGGTGGGGTATAAGCTCGTGAACCGGCTGGGAGCGCTCCCAAATGGATCACCACCGGTTCACTCATTCCGAGAATGGAGGCCCATCCATGCGTATGCGCAGCACCTCCAGGTCCACCCTCAGACGGCGCAGCCTGTTCGCGCTGGTCGGCGTGCTGGCGGCGATGATCGCCTGGGTGCCGACGGCTTCGGCGCACGGCACCATCGTCGGTCCGCCCACCCGCGCCTACCAGTGCTGGCAGAAGTGGGGCAGCCAGCACACCAATCCCGAGATGCAGCAGCAGGATCCCATGTGCTGGCAGGCTTTCCAGGCCAACGCCGACACCATGTGGAACTGGATGAGCGCGCTGCGGGACGGCCTCGGCGGCAACTTCCAGGGCGCGACGCCCGACGGGCAGCTGTGCAGCAACGCCCTCTCGCGCAACAACTCGCTGAACAACCCCGGCGCGTGGAAGACCACCAACGTCGGCAGCAACTTCACCATGCACCTGTACGACCAGGCCAGCCACGGTGCCGACTTCTTCCGGGTCTACGTCAGCAAGAACGGCTTCGACCCGAAGACGCAACGCCTCGGCTGGGGCGATCTCGACTTCATCACGCAAACCGGCAGGTTCGCTCCGGCCAAGGACATCACGTTCAACGTCCAGACCTCCGGCTACACCGGACACCACGTCGTGTTCACCATCTGGCAGGCTTCCCACCTCGACCAGACCTACATGTGGTGCAGCGACGTCAACTTCGGCTAGGGATCGTGCTGACGAACTTCCGGTCCGGTGCTGTCAAACGGCACCGGACCGGAGGTGCGCGGGCCTAAGCGTCGCGTGCGAGTAGCTTTTGCAGCGCGGCGAGCACGGCGTCCGGCGCTTCCTCCATGACAAAGTGCCCGGTGCCGTCGAGCAGCGTGAGTTCGGCGCCCGGGATGCCCGCGGCGAGTTCCTCGGCGATGGACGTGCGCAGGTACGCGTCCTCGGTGCCCCAGATGACCGCGGCAGGGCACCGGATCGCGCTCAGGTCGTCGGCGAGGTCCCGCCGTTCGGGCACCCGGTAGTCGCCGAAGAAGTGCAGCACCCAGCGTGCACCGTCCGAAGTGGACATCCAACCCAGGTAGCTGTCGAGGGTCGCACGATCGATCACCCCGGCCCGCAGCACACCGCGCAGGCCGACGCGGTTGATCATCCCGACCGGCAGCAACCGGGCGAACACCCCGGCCAGCGGGCTCCGGCCGAGCAGGCCCACCAGCGAGAAGATCGCATACCACTGCGGCACAAAAGTCCGGTGCGCGCGGCTGTTGAGAATCGCCAGCCGCCGGACGCGGTCGGGGTGGCGCTGGGCGAAACCGAGGGCGAGGTGGCCGCCGTAATCGTGCCCGAACAGGTTGCAACTGCCGATTTCGAGCGCGTCGAGCAGCATGCCGATGCGGTCCACCTCGGTGTGGTAGTCGAACCGCAGGTCCAGGCGGCGTTCCGAATCGCCCCAGCCGAGCAGGTCCGGCGCGACGACGCGGTGCCGTTCGGCGAGGCCCGCCAGCTGGTGGCGCCACGAAAGGTGGTTGGCGGGATAGCCGTGCAGCAGCACCACGGGCTCGGCGGCGGGATCACCGAGTTCGGTGACCGCGACCCGGGCCCCGTCGACGCTGACCGAGCGCGTGCTCATCGGCGGACCAGCCGGGTGCGGAGGTAGGGCAGCCAGGCGCGGGGTCGCCGTACCAGCACCGCGATGATCACCAGCGGGTCGAAGTACGCGGTCCGCTCGGCGATCAGCCCGTCTTCGAGCCGGAGCCGGTCGACCAGCGGCCATTCGATCGGGCCGCCGCCGAGCGTGCCGTGCAACCGCCCCCAGATCAGCACGTGGCCCGACCCGCTCGCCCAGCCCTGCACCTCGTACCGCAGATCCGGGATCAGCGACATGGTCCTGGCCATGAACTCGCGTGCTTCCACCACCCCGCGGGTGTTGCGGTCGAGCGGGTGGATCAGGCGCACGTCCTCGCGGAACAGCGGCGTGAACGCGTCGGGGTCCATTTTGGTCCACGCTTCGGCGAACCGGTCGACGATGTCGGGCGCGGTCACCCGGCTCACCTCCGCAAGTCTTGCAATCATTACAACAAGTGGCGCCCAAGCTAGCACCGCCGGAGAGAACTTGCAACGGCTGCAGAAACCGGCCCTACGATGGCGGCATGGCCACCGCGAAGGGGCTCGACCCCCGCAAGCAACGGACGATCGACGCCCTGCTCAGCGCGGCCGAGCACACCTTCTCGCGGCGGTCCGTGGAGGAGGTGACGGTCGAGGAGATCGCCGAGCGCGCGGGCGTCGCGGTGGGCTCGATCTACAACAACTTCGGGTCGAAGGCGGGGCTGCACGCCGCCGTCGTCAGCCGCGCGCTCGACGTCGATCGTGAGTACATGGACCGCGCCTACACCCCGGAGCGGTCGCCGATCGAGCAGCTCGAAGCCGCCGCCGAGCAGTACCTGCGGTTCTACCTCGAACAGCCGCAGTACTTCCGGATGCTCGCCTTCCCGGCGCCACTCGGCGGTTATCCGGCGGCCGCCGAAACCGCCGCGCGGCTCGCCCGCCGGGTCGACGAGCAGAACGCGCGGATGGTCGACGCGATCGAACGCGGCATCGCCGACGGCACGATCCGCCCGCTGGACGCGCGAAAGGCGGCGACGGTGCTGTGGGCGAGTTGGAACGGTGTGGTCAGCTTGGCGTGGCGGCCGGACGATCTGCGGGAGGACGAGCGTGGCCTGGCTGAGCTGCTGGCGCTGGCGACGAACATCGCGAGCTGGGGCCTGCGGAACGCCTGACCCGGTTCCACCTCCGCTCGAAAGGCGGCGACGGTGCTGTGGGCGAGTTGGAATGGTGTGGTCAGCTTGGCGTGGCGGCCGGACGATCTGCGGGAGGACGAGCGTGGCCTCGCTGAGCTGCTGGCGCTGGCCACGAACATCGCGAGCTGGGGCCTGCGGAACGCCTGACCCGGTTCCACCTCCGCTCGAAAGGCGGCGACGGTGCTGTGGGCGAGTTGGAACGGTGTGGTCAGCTTGGCGTGGCGGCCGGACGATCTGCGGGAGGACGAGCGTGGCCTGGCTGAGCTGCTGGCGCTGGCGACGAACATCGCGAGCTGGGGCCTGCGGAACGCCTGACCTTCACCGGTTCCACACCCAGGCGGCCACAGACTTGGCCGCGTGACAGCGGTTCGGGAGCCGGGCGGCCGGTACCTCCAGCGCCGGGTGCACCGGTGGCCGGGGCTCGGGCTGGAGTTGGCGCGCTGGCGCGGCGGCCCGGCCACCGAGGGCGTCTGCCACCTGCCGGAGCACCTGCTCTTCGTCACCCTCGGCGGTGTCACCAGCCGCACGGAGGCGCGGATCGAGGGCGGGCCGTCCTACGCCGGGGCGGACTTTCCCGGCGCGGTCACCTTCATCCCGGCGCACCGGCGGCGCGAAGCCCGGCACGGTGACGGCGTGCTCGACTACGTGACCATCCGGCTCGCACCGGACCGGATGCCCGACGGGATCGGGGAAAACGTGGAGTTCACCGGGTTCACCAACGGCCCGGACCCACTGGTCCGCCAGCTCGCGCTCGCGTTGCGCGCCGAGGCCGCGGGCAGCGGCGTGGCCGGTTCGCTGTTCGTCGACAGCGTCGCCACCACGTTGAGCCTGCACCTGCTGCGCAGGCATTCCAGCCTCGCGCCCCGCCCGACCGCGGCGAAACCGGGGCTGACCGGCGCGCGGTTGCGGCGGGTGCTGGAGCACATCGGGGACGAACTCGGCGGTGACCTGCGGCTCGCGCGGCTCGCCGAGCTGGCGGGGCTGGAGAAGCACCAGTTCGGGCGGGCGTTCAAGCAGGCGACCGGCCGGACCCCGCACCAGTACGTGCTGGAACGCCGCGTCGAGCGCGCCGCCGAACTGCTCACCCGGACCGAGCTGCCGATCGCGGAGATCGCCGTCGCCGTCGGCATGTCCAGCCAGAGCCACCTGACCACGGTGTTCCGCAGGCTGATGGGCGAAACCCCGCACGCCTACCGGCGCGGCTGACCACGCGAATCCGCAACGCCGCGGCGAATGTGGAAGACGCCCGGCGCCGCGGCCGGTGAGGCTGACGCCATGAACGCAAGCATTCCTTCCGGCAGCACGGTTTCCCGTCGTTCGATGCTCGCCGCGACGGGAGCCGGTGCGGTGGTCGCCGCGCTCGGGCTCCCGGGCACCGCCACCGCGCAGGGCGGTCCGCGGCCGGTCACCCGGCCGCTCGGGGAGTCGCGGGTGCCGGTCATCGGCCTGGGCACCTTCATGACCTTCGACCGGCGGCCCGGCACCGACCAGGCCTTCATTCCCGCCGTGCTCCGCGCCTTCCACGACGGCGGCGGCCGGGTGATCGACACCGCGGCCACCTACGGCGCCGCCGAGGCCAACACCGGCCACCACGTGCACGCGCTCGGGCTCACCGACCAGGTGGTGCTCACCGACAAGAGCTGGAACTGCGGTGAGTACCTGTTCGACGACGGGCACGTGCTGGCGCAGTTCGCCCGGTCGCGGCAGCGGCTGCACCGCGAGGTGATCGACGTGGTCGGGATCCACAGCATGACCAACGTCGGCATGGTGCTGCCGGTGCTGAACCGGCTCAAGGGCGAGGGCACGATCCGTTATGTGGGCCTGACTTCCCACGAGCCGTACCAGTACGAGGGCATGCGGCCGCTGATCGAGGCCGGCGCGATCGACGTCATCCAGATCCGGTACTCGATGTTCCAGCGGTCCGCCGAGCACGGCCTGCTCTCGCTCGCCGCGGACCACGGGGTCGCGGTCATGGTGAACATGGCGCTGGAAAAGGGACGCCTGCACCAGGTCGTCGGCTCGCGTCCGGTGCCGGAGTTCGCCAGGGAGGCCGGATGCGAGTCGTGGGCGCAGTTCTTCCTGTCCTATGTGGCCGCTCACCCGGCGGTCACCTGCGTAATTCCGGCGACGACGAATCCGGACCACGTAAGGGAAAACCTGCTGACCATGTACCGCCCGCTACCGGATCACCGCCAGCGTCGCCGGATGCTGCGGTATATGGAGGAACTGCCCGAGTTCGCCCGCATCGGCGTGACTCCTTGGTACCCGGGCAAAACCTTTCCCGACGGCCTGGTCAAGTTGCCGCAACCGCATCCGGTGGGCTGACCGTCCCGCGTCGGCCGAGGGCGGTGGCGAGCTGGGCGACACCGCGGCGGATAGTCTGTTCGCCCAGGGTGGCGTAGCCGAAGATCAGACCACCCCGCGGTGGCGTCCCGAGGTGGTACTGCGCGAGCCCGGCGACACCGATGCCGTGGCGCGCGGCGGTTTCGACCACGGTTGCTTCGTCCAAATCGGACGGTAGCCAGGTCACCAGGTGCAGCCCGGCCAGGATGCCGGCCGGTTCGAAGTCGGGCAGGAACTCCGCCAGCGCGCCGAGCAGCGCGTCGCGGCGGCGCCGGTAGACCGGGCGCATGCGCCGCAGGTGGCGGTCGAACTCACCACGGGCGAGGAAGTCGGCGAAGGTCAGCTGGTCCAGCACCGGCGAGCCCCGGTCGGCGGCCACCTTCGCCTCGGCAACCGGCCCGACCAGGTGCGCGGGCAGCACGAGCCAGCCCAGCCGCAACCCCGGCGCGAGCGTTTTGCTCGCGGTGCCCGCGTACGCGACCTGCTCGGGCGCCAGCCCCTGGAGTGCGCCGATCGGCGCGCGGTCGTAGCGGTACTCGGTGTCGTAGTCGTCTTCGATCACCAGCGCGCCGGTCCGCGTGGCCCAGCGCGCCACCGCCGCGCGTGCGTCCGGGGCCAGCACCCCGCCGGTCGGCCACTGGTGCGACGGGGTGAGCACGAGTGCGTCGGCTTCGGTGCGGTCGAGCACGGCGACGTCGATGCCGTCCGGGCCGACCGGCACCCCGGTGACCGACAGCCCCAGCTCCGCGGCGATCGGCCGGGTGTCGTCGTCGGCCGACGGGTCCTCCACCGCGATCCGCCTGGCGCCCCCGGCGGAGAGCACCCGCAGCAGCAGCGCGAGCCCCTGGGCGAACCCGTTGCAGATGACCATGCGGTCCGGCGTGGCCACCGTGCCGCGC
Coding sequences within:
- a CDS encoding nuclear transport factor 2 family protein, producing MTAPDIVDRFAEAWTKMDPDAFTPLFREDVRLIHPLDRNTRGVVEAREFMARTMSLIPDLRYEVQGWASGSGHVLIWGRLHGTLGGGPIEWPLVDRLRLEDGLIAERTAYFDPLVIIAVLVRRPRAWLPYLRTRLVRR
- a CDS encoding helix-turn-helix domain-containing protein, with product MTAVREPGGRYLQRRVHRWPGLGLELARWRGGPATEGVCHLPEHLLFVTLGGVTSRTEARIEGGPSYAGADFPGAVTFIPAHRRREARHGDGVLDYVTIRLAPDRMPDGIGENVEFTGFTNGPDPLVRQLALALRAEAAGSGVAGSLFVDSVATTLSLHLLRRHSSLAPRPTAAKPGLTGARLRRVLEHIGDELGGDLRLARLAELAGLEKHQFGRAFKQATGRTPHQYVLERRVERAAELLTRTELPIAEIAVAVGMSSQSHLTTVFRRLMGETPHAYRRG
- a CDS encoding PLP-dependent aminotransferase family protein: MTRSGTNSLAAELLVHLDRASKVPLHRQLGTAIRDGVQSGRLPLGTSLPPTRALAADLGVSRGVVVEAYQQLVAEGYLASRSGGYTQVAAGAQTTPRPTPQAVRPATHAIDFGYGRADVSNFPRAAWLRSIRRVLTEIPSDRFGYLDGRGVPELHLALSDYLNRVRGTVATPDRMVICNGFAQGLALLLRVLSAGGARRIAVEDPSADDDTRPIAAELGLSVTGVPVGPDGIDVAVLDRTEADALVLTPSHQWPTGGVLAPDARAAVARWATRTGALVIEDDYDTEYRYDRAPIGALQGLAPEQVAYAGTASKTLAPGLRLGWLVLPAHLVGPVAEAKVAADRGSPVLDQLTFADFLARGEFDRHLRRMRPVYRRRRDALLGALAEFLPDFEPAGILAGLHLVTWLPSDLDEATVVETAARHGIGVAGLAQYHLGTPPRGGLIFGYATLGEQTIRRGVAQLATALGRRGTVSPPDAVAAT
- a CDS encoding lytic polysaccharide monooxygenase auxiliary activity family 9 protein; this encodes MRMRSTSRSTLRRRSLFALVGVLAAMIAWVPTASAHGTIVGPPTRAYQCWQKWGSQHTNPEMQQQDPMCWQAFQANADTMWNWMSALRDGLGGNFQGATPDGQLCSNALSRNNSLNNPGAWKTTNVGSNFTMHLYDQASHGADFFRVYVSKNGFDPKTQRLGWGDLDFITQTGRFAPAKDITFNVQTSGYTGHHVVFTIWQASHLDQTYMWCSDVNFG
- a CDS encoding Lrp/AsnC family transcriptional regulator, which codes for MTFDELDRAVLHALHVDGRAPFNQIAAVLGTSQQTVARRYRRLRSDGVLRVVGMTDARRLGQVEWFLRLHCTPDSALPVARALARRADTSWVQLTSGGTEISCVIRAPGGNAPEALLLQQLPKTPRVVSVSAHCLLRSFVGGPVGWHGRAGVLTGEQIARLRPDFGPAVSEVDITGDDRLLAALRRDGRATFAELAAATGLSEPTVRRRVNQLRASGILYLDIDLDAAVLGFHAQAILWLSVRPAHLVAAAEALARQPEVALAAITTGPANLLAKVVCRDVDALYACLTERVGTIEAIDRLETAPVIRTLKRAATAKISG
- a CDS encoding MFS transporter, translated to MTTQLYRWRWPALAALLLAEAMNLLDGTVLPVAGPAIQADLAVDDATLQWLTAGYTLPFALLLITGGRLGDIFGRRRVFTAGVLSFVVCSAVCAVAPTAAVLLAARVVQGASAAVLIPQTFGLIRAMFTGTEVAKALGTIGPVMALSSVCGPVAGGLLTDADLFGLGWRPVFLINVPLGLAVLAAAPLIREDRSHARPRLDVGGTLLASTGIGLVVFPLVEGNGTGWTWLCFTLGLVTLAAFAVHQRGRTDPLVEPGLFRGRVFPASLAGSLLFFAVMNGLLFVLVLFLQLSQGKTPTGAALTLLPWSAGLAIGSWAAGSVLVPRFGPKVMRAGLVLVLAGLAGIAVSLTVVPLLVTGIGLGLFTVPFFGNALAGVAAHETGSASGLLNAVQQLGATVGVALLGTVFFRYGTHASVFVALALIAVVLALTLAMISPGRATRHTAGAAGRTTARPPGYTGGSR
- a CDS encoding TetR/AcrR family transcriptional regulator, producing MATAKGLDPRKQRTIDALLSAAEHTFSRRSVEEVTVEEIAERAGVAVGSIYNNFGSKAGLHAAVVSRALDVDREYMDRAYTPERSPIEQLEAAAEQYLRFYLEQPQYFRMLAFPAPLGGYPAAAETAARLARRVDEQNARMVDAIERGIADGTIRPLDARKAATVLWASWNGVVSLAWRPDDLREDERGLAELLALATNIASWGLRNA
- a CDS encoding aldo/keto reductase; translated protein: MNASIPSGSTVSRRSMLAATGAGAVVAALGLPGTATAQGGPRPVTRPLGESRVPVIGLGTFMTFDRRPGTDQAFIPAVLRAFHDGGGRVIDTAATYGAAEANTGHHVHALGLTDQVVLTDKSWNCGEYLFDDGHVLAQFARSRQRLHREVIDVVGIHSMTNVGMVLPVLNRLKGEGTIRYVGLTSHEPYQYEGMRPLIEAGAIDVIQIRYSMFQRSAEHGLLSLAADHGVAVMVNMALEKGRLHQVVGSRPVPEFAREAGCESWAQFFLSYVAAHPAVTCVIPATTNPDHVRENLLTMYRPLPDHRQRRRMLRYMEELPEFARIGVTPWYPGKTFPDGLVKLPQPHPVG
- a CDS encoding alpha/beta fold hydrolase — protein: MSTRSVSVDGARVAVTELGDPAAEPVVLLHGYPANHLSWRHQLAGLAERHRVVAPDLLGWGDSERRLDLRFDYHTEVDRIGMLLDALEIGSCNLFGHDYGGHLALGFAQRHPDRVRRLAILNSRAHRTFVPQWYAIFSLVGLLGRSPLAGVFARLLPVGMINRVGLRGVLRAGVIDRATLDSYLGWMSTSDGARWVLHFFGDYRVPERRDLADDLSAIRCPAAVIWGTEDAYLRTSIAEELAAGIPGAELTLLDGTGHFVMEEAPDAVLAALQKLLARDA